A DNA window from Arachis hypogaea cultivar Tifrunner chromosome 18, arahy.Tifrunner.gnm2.J5K5, whole genome shotgun sequence contains the following coding sequences:
- the LOC114925797 gene encoding uncharacterized protein: MELPVETGVVSMGVMQDAVLSEEITSYSFTSAIWRGFIPPRVELFSWFVLIERVNTKDRLCRLGVIDQLDNMCALCCKSVESAFHLFLGCELTWQVWSAWLFALGREWSIPGTLKQHFESWTNASQRKYERKRWLIGFFAVIWAIWLERNDRVFRNQDSGVVEIINRSFMLSDEWISGTTLGC, translated from the exons ATGGAGCTTCCAGTGGAGACGGGAGTTGTTTCAATGGGA gtGATGCAGGACGCAGTACTCTCGGAGGAAATAACAAGCTATAGTTTCACAAGTGCTATCTGGAGGGGTTTCATCCCGCCAAGGGTTGAATTATTTTCTTGGTTTGTTTTGATTGAGAGGGTGAATACTAAAGACAGATTGTGCAGATTAGGTGTCATAGACCAGCTTGAtaatatgtgtgctttgtgctgCAAGTCTGTGGAGTCTGCTTTTCATCTCTTTCTTGGTTGTGAGCTCACTTGGCAGGTGTGGAGTGCTTGGCTGTTCGCTCTGGGAAGAGAATGGTCCATTCCAGGTACACTGAAGCAACACTTTGAGAGCTGGACGAATGCTTCACAAAGAAAGTATGAGAGGAAGCGGTGGTTGATTGGTTTCTTTGCTGTAATTTGGGCAATTTGGCTTGAGAGGAATGATAGGGTGTTCCGTAATCAAGACTCAGGTGTGGTGGAAATCATTAACAGGTCCTTTATGCTATCTGACGAATGGATTAGTGGTACTACTCTTGGTTGTTGA